One Ascaphus truei isolate aAscTru1 chromosome 12 unlocalized genomic scaffold, aAscTru1.hap1 SUPER_12_unloc_8, whole genome shotgun sequence genomic region harbors:
- the LOC142473867 gene encoding histone H4 yields the protein MTGRGKGGKGLGKGGAKRHRKVLRDNIQGITKPAIRRLARRGGVKRISGLIYEETRGVLKVFLENVIRDAVTYTEHAKRKTVTAMDVVYALKRQGRTLYGFGG from the coding sequence ATGACTGGTCGCGGCAAAGGAGGAAAAGGGCTCGGGAAAGGAGGCGCCAAGAGGCACAGGAAGGTTCTTCGTGACAACATCCAAGGCATTACCAAGCCAGCTATCCGCCGCCTGGCTCGCAGAGGAGGAGTGAAGCGCATCTCCGGTCTCATCTATGAAGAGACCCGTGGGGTGCTCAAGGTTTTCCTGGAGAATGTGATCCGGGACGCGGTCACCTACACCGAGCACGCTAAGAGGAAGACAGTCACCGCTATGGACGTGGTGTATGCTCTCAAGCGCCAGGGCCGCACTCTCTATGGCTTCGGAGGCTAA
- the LOC142473876 gene encoding histone H2B 1.1-like: MPEPAKSAPAAKKGSKKAVTKTQKKDGKKRRKSRKESYAIYVYKVLKQVHPDTGISSKAMGIMNSFVNDIFERIAGESSRLANYNKRSTITSREIQTAVRLLLPGELAKHAVSEGTKAVTKYTSAK; this comes from the coding sequence ATGCCTGAACCAGCCAAGTCTGCGCCAGCGGCCAAGAAGGGCTCTAAGAAAGCCGTGACCAAGACCCagaagaaggatgggaagaaGCGTAGGAAGAGCAGGAAGGAAAGTTACGCCATCTACGTGTACAAAGTGCTGAAGCAGGTTCACCCTGACACCGGCATCTCCTCCAAGGCCATGGGCATCatgaactcctttgtgaatgaTATCTTCGAGCGCATCGCAGGGGAATCGTCCCGTCTGGCTAATTACAACAAGCGCTCGACCATCACTTCCCGGGAGATCCAGACCGCTGTGCGCCTGCTGCTGCCGGGAGAGCTGGCCAAGCACGCCGTGTCCGAGGGCACCAAGGCGGTCACCAAGTACACCAGCGCCAAGTAA
- the LOC142473877 gene encoding histone H2A type 1-like encodes MSGRGKQGGKTRAKAKTRSSRAGLQFPVGRVHRLLRKGNYAQRVGAGAPVYLAAVLEYLTAEILELAGNAARDNKKSRIIPRHLQLAVRNDEELNRLLGGVTIAQGGVLPNIQAVLLPKKTESHKPAKSSK; translated from the coding sequence ATGTCTGGAAGAGGCAAACAAGGCGGGAAAACTCGCGCTAAGGCCAAGACTCGCTCATCTCGGGCTGGGCTGCAGTTCCCAGTCGGCCGTGTGCACAGGCTGCTTCGGAAGGGAAATTATGCTCAGCGTGTGGGGGCCGGAGCCCCGGTCTATTTGGCCGCAGTGCTGGAGTATCTGACCGCTGAGATCCTGGAGTTGGCCGGTAACGCCGCCCGGGACAATAAGAAGTCCCGCATCATCCCCCGGCACCTGCAGCTCGCTGTGCGGAACGACGAGGAGCTGAACAGGCTGCTCGGAGGGGTCACCATCGCTCAGGGGGGTGTCCTGCCCAACATCCAGGCCGTGCTACTGCCCAAGAAAACCGAGAGCCACAAACCGGCCAAGAGCAGCAAGTGA